The DNA window aaaaacaaaatatataaataaaaatgtatgttgaattaaaataaaaacaacaaaatatacatattaatgtGGTGGCagaatataattataataataattataggAAAATCCAAAGCTATCGAAAATTCTAagagttttaaatattgagAGTTatcaaaaaagtaaataacgaataataaaaataagttagtaaattaataaatttatatataatgcacatataacaaatatacgTTAAGCCCATAAGTAGTTAACTGCAAATCGAAACTAGAAGCTCCAGCTCATATGCAAATCCTTTAAGCCCAAACAAgggcagcataaaaaaaaaagtgtgtaaacaattaaaagcacaacaacaacaattatgatGACTCGCaactgaaacaacaacaactcaaattcaaatttttaactGATTTGTAGGTACGTGGCGACGAGGGCAAGGGCATGTGTAAAAAACTTGGGGCCTGGAGCTGAGGCCTGGGAACCAGTTTAAAACCGTTGACGTGATGCCGCCAGCGAATTAGTTGCAGCTTAGCCGTCAAGCGTTCAACATGTTTGTCTCACGTCGTTGTAGTTGCTTTGTGTTATTTTGGATTTGCCTGCTCAGCGTGGGTGAGTGGAGTGTGCAACAGTGTGacaaaccacaaaaaaaaaaaagtgtaaattGAGTGCTTACCCGATTTTTTTCTTAGTGTGCGCGCAGGGCAACAATTGGCCGCCAGCCACAGATGGCAGATGGGCAGGTGGGGCCAATGGGCAGGTAGGAGCTGGCGCCGTTGCCAACGCGGGCATGCATCCGCCTGGTCAGCTGGGCAGCACGGATCCGCAGTTTAGCTACGGCTATGCGGGCGTTGACTCGCGTGGTCCCTACGGCGGAGCTGGCGGCAATGGTGGCTACTACGTCAGCGGCGTCGACGAGCATGGACGTCCCTATAACTATAACGGCGGCGCTGGAGCTGCACCCAATTATCACAATAGCTACAACTACAGATCAGGCGCTGCAGTCGCTTTGGGCTCACTCGGTTTGGCGCTAACGTTGACGCTGCTGGCAACGCGAGCTTGAGCTCCAAGCCCgactttatgttttttttttttgtattttttaagtgatatttatataaacagctcattttattgctgcatgtGCATGATGTGATTTTTTTGTgttgagcaataaaaataacgttttgttatatataaaaaaaaaaaaacatttttgtgtgtttcattCCAGAAGGCCAACGTAcctaacaacaatttgtatttctctaaataaataaaggcaACACTTGGGGCTAATTAGCAGACTTACGtgtaatttttaagcaaaccGCAGGCATAATACACAAGCATTCAACTGAACGACGCAAATCTtgataacaattattaattaaacgttcagcgctgcaaaaacaaaaacaaaaacaaatgagcaatgAGCTATGGCggctttaatgcaaaaattaatagcaaatattatatatgcatatgttgctatatagcatatatatagctataatatttgcttataaaattagcaaatgtAGTCAAAATAGAATAACAAGTGGTTAATaactttgctaattaaatggcCTTTGCCTCAAGTATAAGTGGTTGATGTCTTTACTAATAATTGCTGCGCTCAAACTaatgctcaaaataaaataataaataattaatgctcaaaataaaaaataaatgcagttaattttttagattattaacaaggcaaaaaaatttaaaatatttgtattttaatttaatgccaacaaaacaaaataaaactataataaattatgcaaaaaataaatgaattttttaaattatttttaaagcagaaaaatgtaaaatattattttaactaagctcagcgttaaaaatatattgatggCAAGCTTAAGTTTGatagaaaattaaacaattaattgcctgcattaaatgttaaatatgttataagcttatttaaacactctaatatattaaataatgccAAAATAATAGCGCATTAGTTGctataatatgtaaattaatagttgcaaatatttcaactggacaacacaatttaaaatttaagagcgctgctataaattatatacaaatagtaGGCTGcttagtaaaatttaaaatattttgttagagTTGACGCTGACTTGTGAGCTCAAcaaggcgtatgcgcaataaatGAATTGCGAGCTCAActcaaacaaattgctgctgctcagttaGCTGCACAGCTTAATTGCGTTTGTACGATTgtcagactgactgactataTAGACACTTAAGTCGGGCAACACCCCatgcaattataaatgaaaaaacaaagcgACAAAGCGAAAAGTGTGTAACTATCTATAGCAGAGcacctgttgctgttgatgttgctgttgacgctgatgttgctgctgagaGTTGAGTCAGCAGCATGAGCTCAGCCCACTATGAcgtgtaaacaaaaaacatgaaAGAAGTCAATATGTTGACTCTCTTGTACATACCTGtgcgcaatttgtttaaacatgagaacatcacagcagcagcgaagtcAGTACGATGATTAACTTAATTGTTTGCCAGCTAATTTTTCGTATTTGTTGCCAATGTCAGGCAACTTGCACTATTGTATAATTAAGTCAAAACGTGCTAGCCTTGCTGCCCACACTGCAGTGCTTGTCAAACTGTAAAGGGCAAACCGCAACCCCAAAGTTTCCACGtagcttatttaattgaattttatgcgaGTTGCGTTAGaggaaaattaattaaattacattaaatttccCAGTTCTCTACTTACGCTCGCCTTATGCTTAAcatacaataaacaattgaaattgttaacaaagtttttgccaaaaaaaatacatttatttgtctaataaacaatatttttgatttttgtttgtttctgttactttgcgtttttttttcttttttgttgtttattattgttcatttgtttgccgtattattttaattgctaaattgctgcgctgttgcttttctattaattttcaaaggcaaaaaatgaacatttttaagttttgtatTGCTTGATTTTTGATTACATGAGGACAGGCTTTagttataattttagttttgcttaatttttttgtgtgtttcttttatatttgtggCATGCCTCAGTGCCAGCATTGGAACTAAGGCTtcaactttataaattttaatactaaatatgggtttgcgttttttttttttttgttgatttttggaATAACAAAGTATAATCTTTgcatttaactattttttgttttgtcaagAAAAATACACGCActaatttatagaaaatagcaaattatatgttttgctataagctacaattaattgcataacatttttttgtttttgaacacacacaaa is part of the Drosophila busckii strain San Diego stock center, stock number 13000-0081.31 chromosome X, ASM1175060v1, whole genome shotgun sequence genome and encodes:
- the LOC108606071 gene encoding protein argonaute 2, encoding MFVSRRCSCFVLFWICLLSVVCAQGNNWPPATDGRWAGGANGQVGAGAVANAGMHPPGQLGSTDPQFSYGYAGVDSRGPYGGAGGNGGYYVSGVDEHGRPYNYNGGAGAAPNYHNSYNYRSGAAVALGSLGLALTLTLLATRA